The DNA region AGACCATGAAAGCGTCACCTTCTGTCTTGACCTCGAAACCACCAATGGTCCTCAGTTGACGTCGCATAAGCTCATTGTGATTCTTGATGGCCGTCCTCATGGCTTCAGGATACGTTTCCCACAGTTGTGTCGAGTTCTTGATGTCTGTGAAAACAATAGCAATGAGACCTGTGGGAGCAGGCACCTCTGCATCGAGTCGTCCAAGCGTCGAGTCCAGAGGGCCATCCCTTGCCTTTCGGGCTCTCCTCATGCCAGTTGACGAGCCGCCGTCGTCTTGAAGTGAGGCGTACACTGGCATGCTTTGCCCCTTGTGCTGCCGTGAGCGCTCCCTTCTTGCCTTAAGGTTGGAAACGCCCAGCATCTGGACCGTCATCTTGTTGGAGCACCCATACGCCATGGCCAAATCTCGGACTTTTTGAGCTGCACGCATTGGATCCTGGCGCACCGAACGGGTGACATCGACAAGGACGTCTTTTGGAAGATACTCCCACACTTCTCTGGTTGCAATCAAGATCATCTCATCATGCTCGCCGATCGTATGTCTCTCGATATTGGGTGCCGACTGGACAGCGGGCATCAGGTCCAAATAGCCAAAGGCTCGTGATACCTCCAAAAGATCGTTGAGTCGGCCGTTCCGAGATACCCACCCGCCGGCTTCTCGAATACGCGTGCGCTCGTTGGGGTCGGCAGGATCATGCTTCTTTGTTAACATGACGTGGGTGCTGTCTGATTTGATGATCATTGCCTGTACATCACCAACGTTGGCGACATACAGATCCTGGTTCTGAATGTAGACAATTGTGGCGACACCACCCGAGTTCAGATCCTCTCTGCTGAGGACAAGAGGGGCCGTCGAGCCGCGATGCACCATCAAAGATCTGTCCTCGGTGTGTGTGTTTCCGGCGGCAATGAGGTCCTTGTTAAGTGAGAGGAAGGACCGTCTCAGCGCGTCGGCAGGATTCTCGGTATTCTTCAGGTCCCTCAACTCCTGAGAGAAGATATGCCCAAAGTTCTCTTGGAGATACTTGGCGATCTTAGAGCCACCACTACTGAGCGCCTGGCCATCAAATAAACCCAAAAGAGTTTCCGAATCATTCGAGTTGAAGCGCGGGACAACAAGAtcgatggtggagaggtgtTCGTTCTTGCTTCCCAGAGTGTCGGCCATGCCATAGGGCATGTACCCTGCCAAAGACCCAGACGTTCTTACACGGCGGTCCTCGCTTTGATCAGGCAGTGTAGAGTTGAGAACCGTCACATCCATCAAACCCAACACTCGAAGATTGGTTAGTCTACCAAAGTCGGTGTATTGCTCGCGATTCTGAGCTGCCGTGGGAACGGAACTTTGCTTGATCTCCAGCCGTCTGTTTCCAGACAAATTGAGGTACCGAAGATTGGGATTAAGATTCCAATTCCAATCGTACGGCACATTGGCGATATTGTATTTGAGAGAGTTGCTGCCACAGTCAAAAAcagtgagcttcttggctCGAGAAATGTCGGCAGGCAAATTGGTGAACTTGTTGCCATTGATGTGGAGCGTCTGCAACATGCTGTACTCCTCCAAGTCGTCGGCAGGCAGACTTGCAAGTTCATTCCCTGACAGGTACAGCTCGACCAGTTGTGGCCAGGACTTGATGGAACGCTGTGGCATGTCGCTCAAGTCGTTATAGGAAAGATTGAGGACACGAAGATTCTCCAGCATACACAGCTGATCGAAACAGTCATCGTCGAGCTGGTTGTCAGCCATGTATAGGTATCGAAGCGATCCGGCAAAGGTATTAGTTAGTCGCTGTGTATGGCTTGAATCTTTCCTAGAGCTGGCTGTCGGCGTCGCCAGGGCAGTGCTGCTCTGTGTGGTTGATCTGGAGATGACGGAGGTTTTTCGCCCACCCTTCCCGTAAACAGACACCATAGAGCTCTTCCTGTCAGCACCCCCTGGAACGGGAGATGGCCCAACGCTGAGCAGGCTACTCGAAGCCTGACTTGGACGTCTTGAAGGATCGTTGAGCTCCTCGGCGCTTGGTGTCTGAGACAGGGCACCGGTTGGTGGTCCAATTCTGCCAGTTGGGAAGCTCGTATTGCCGTTTGTTTCTccaggaggatggggtgcGCGGGATGCGGGTTTTGGAAAATTCTCCAGCACGTTGGAGGATGCGTTGAGGTAATCCAACTTGTTTGCCCACCACAGCTCCATGGGAAGCTTTCGAATATTGTTGCCCCGAACATCCAGCCGCTTCAATTCGGTCAGGCATCCGATCTCGGGAGGCAACTCACCTACCGAGTTGTGTGCAATGCTGAAGTACTCGAGCCTTCGAAGATTGCCAATGTGAGCGGGCAGTGAGACGAAGTAGTTCTTGTCGAGCTCTAACCGTTCCAAGTTGGACATGTTGTGGAACGATTCGTCGATACTTGCAAGCTGGGCGTTGGACAAGTTGAGAGCCTTGAGGGTAGGAACCGGGGCTTTGATCTCAAACTTGGTGATGGGATTCCAATTCAGCTTGATGCTTCTGACCCGTTCGAACGTGCCGCTGAACTGGGAAATGTTGTTGCGGGTGGCCGAAAGAATCTCTAGTTTGGGCAGCTGGGAGATCACGTCAATATTAGAGATGGCGTTGTACTTGATATCCAGCTCACGGAGACTGCGCAAGTTCTTGAAAGACGGGGGCAATGAACCAGAGAGCTCATTGTTGGTAATGACAAGCCTTTCGAGACTCGTCATCTGGCCGACATTATCTGGTAGACTTTGGATCGTGTTGAAGCTCAGATCGAGATCCACAAGATTTTCCAGCTTGGCCAAGAAGGGAGGGAAGTTAttcaagaggttggaggataTGTTGAGCGTTCGAAGCACAGCAAAAGCTTCAAACTCTCTCGGTAGTTGCTTGAGCTTGTTGTTCGCCAGGTTAAGCTTGAGAAGGCCGGTGAGATTGTGAAGAGCCGCAGATTCCAAGCTCTCCAGACGGTTGTTTGAGGCATCCAACATGGTGAGTCTGCTGGCATATCCGAAGCTCTTGGGCAAAGCTCGAGcctcgttgttgttgaattTGATGTCGCGCAGATTTGGGCACACCGAAATGAAATCTCGCGGGACTTGGAGCGACAAGTTTCTGGACAAGTTGAGAGAGATGATTTCGTTCGCCCTTGGATAGAGCTGAACCGGAATGGCAGACAGGCTGCGGCCTGATAGGtcgatgtggttgtttttcTGGGACCGAAGGAACTCCATTTGATCCATCACTTCATAGCTGTTGTCGGTGAAGGGGTAGAAAAGGAATCGACACAAGTAGCTGTTGTCTTCGCGGCCAATGTCCTCTATCCTGTCACGCTCTTCGAATCCTACTTGTTCCAAGAGCCGTTTTTGTAACAGCAGTGGACGATCGGTGCTTTGGAGGACTTTGTAGAGATCATGTTTCTTCAAGACCAGCTTGAATTTATCCGGATCCTGCAAGTATGACTTCTTGACAATTTGGTTGATGAGCTCTGAGACGCTCGTCAGGAGTGGCATCTGCAGGGTCGCAAACGTGCCATCTGCCCTGAACACCCGGATGCAATAGTTGTGTTGCTTTTCCTCCGGCCTCGGCGGGCTTCCAATGTCCTCTGTGTCTGGGAGCTGGGCCCCGGCGTCGTCATCTCGCAGCACAGCCCAGCTGTCCGGTGCATTCCATGCCCCATTGGAACTCGGGTAACTGATTGATCCCTTGCCTGAGCCGACCTCGTCAAAGATTTCATGAGCGTTCATGGGGGTGAGCGGCGCCGGTTTGCTCAAAATACCATCCATATTATTAAGATTGGTGTCGAGGTGAAACATGGTGCCGCCATCTTGCTTATCGGTGGGGCCAATAGCTTCGTCCAGGTCATCCTGCGTCTTGCTTCTAGGGGCCTTTTTGGAAAGGGAAAACTTGTTGAACGTTTGAGGTCCATTAGCTGGACGGGCAGGATCCGGGCGAATACCATCCCGAACATCAGGCTGGTATTTCCCGTCCGCACCTCGCGCGAACTGGCCGTCAGCTTTGGAGAGCTCTTGTCGGGAGGGTCGGGAATGCAAAGAGGACTGGGACGCTGGACCGAGTTTCTTCAGATCTGGAGCATCGTCCTTTTCTTTGAGCCTTCTTCCAAGCCGTCCAAGGAAGCTCTTTTTCGGTTGACCGGGTGAGGTTTGGCCGTCGGTACTACCGCTCTTGTGGCCCCAATAACTACCGGTTGTGCTCGGAGCGGGACTCTGTGCGCGGGACCGGGTGCCGTacatggtggaggagccgtTCCGATCCTTCGGAACGCTTATCGTCGAGTCTTCCCGGCTGACAGAGGGCCGAAGGGACCGAGGATCCTCGTTGCTCTTGTTGTGTCTGTGATGGTGTCCGGTCAAATGCACACCAATTGAGTGTCCGGAACGGCCCGAACCCGACGTTTTTGGCGGATTGTTTTGCTGGGAGCTATCATTGACGAAGCGTTCGCGATCCGGCCCACTCAGGATGTCTCGGACGGGTGCTTCTCCGTAGCGCGCGATATCCTAGGATGTGATGGTTAGGTAAACGAAGAACCGCAAGGTAAACACGGACTCGGAAGATAATAGTGAGATGCTGTGGGTTTAAAGACTGCACGGATCAAATAAAGAAACATGTGCAATGGTAGGGGTAGCAAGATGAGAAGGGGTTGTAGGGTAGTAGCTTGAGAATGCCGAGACCAGATGTGGGGTTTAAACCTACGTCAGCTTCCTGATACAGGAAAGGCACAACTTCCGGCTTCGGTACGGGTGTTCGAGGCCTGGAGGCCGGTGATGCGTCCCTGCCATGATCTGTGGCATTGGAGTAGTTGCGATCCCGATGTGGCCGTGCATGGCTGTAAGAATGCGAGCGGTGCTCTTTCCCCACGATGGGATGAGAGAGACTGATCTCGGAGGAATCACGACCCGGAAACTCCTCTCCGAAAAACCCCTGGAGCTTTCGAATCCCGCCTCTGGCACCACTCGCCCTCGAGCCCTGGCTACTTGCAGTTGTGGTGATGCTCGCAATCGACGGACGTCTTTCATCGGTGAAATACAAGGTTTCTGGGGATTCAGTACTCCCGGTCGTCGTTTGGGACGGTCGCGCTGTGGCATTGCGGAGACCCGGCGAAGTTTGCGAGCTAAGTGACAGGTTGTCTGTCGAGTCGTTGAAAAAGCTAGTGGGTAACGGCCCTGAACTAGCCGGCGTCGGTGCGGCCGCCATCCAGGGCGCGATCTGACTTAGAGAGCCAGAGGACGGGTTGTTTTGTTGAGTTCGCGATGCCCTTCCTCCGGCGGGGTCGAGGATGGCCAAGTCGCGTCGGTAGTCAGCCAGGTCGCTCATTCGGTGTTCGCGAATGGAATTgctggaggtgatggaggaagGCGAAAGCGCAAGGCGCGAGGTGGAGGTCGGCGAGACTTGGGCATCAGAATCCTTGAAAGACCTGTGGAAGGCACCCGTCAGTTCGTGTTCGTCCGGGGACCGCGGGGAGGGAAGCAACTTTGGGGAATGAAAGGGAGCAGGCGGGATGAGGTAGAGAGGTAGAGTAGGTCAGGGATGAGAAGTGAAAGAGCAAGCCGGCGGCGGTCTCGGATAGATGCGTGGTCTCAACTCGGCCAGTGCTCTCTCACTTTTCAGACGGCGTGCTGGCATCAAGTGCGAGACATGGACTCACCGACTTAATTGGCCGTTCTCGTCAGTCTTGAGGCGCGAGGGGGCAGCCCTGCGCGAGCCATGAGAACCGGACCGGGACGCATTGCTGGTttggtttgaggaggcggcgaaaggagaagaggatgacgccgatggagggagagaggggagcGGCTTCACAGTGATGTTGGATCTCGCACTGTCGGTGCTGGAGCCCGTCATAGAGCTGAAGCGGGAACTGGCGTCATTCCGGGGCATTGTCGCCAGCAACAGGCCGAGCGGGAACAAGGGAACCGATCAACCGTTAGCGGACCACGGCCATTCCACGTCTCGGGGGTTATCAGTCTGTCAGGTCATGCCCGCCGGGTCGGTCGCTTGAGGAGTACaggtcgtcggcgtcggggATGGAATATGGGCCGGGctgaggtgttggtgttgatgtggatgtggatgCTATGGCTGCGATGGCTGACAGCGGTGCCGAGTATATGGATATGCGAGCGGGGACAACAAGTGTGGAAATCAAGGCTACCTACGGGTTCAGTTCGGCGAGGTACCTCAGTAGTGGCGGACAGTTCTTGGGGATCCTGTCTCGAGAGGATGACGGTGCGAATAGGCGAAAAGTGTGAGTGAGACGCCCACCCAGGCGGGCACTTCTGGTGGGCATCGGCTGCTGTGGATCTGTGGCCTGGGGCCTCTGTGGATTGTGGGCGCACTCAGCAGCGTGGCATGGGGCGCGCTTGTGTGTGCGTCCGGGCGGGCGGTGCGGAGAGGCTCCATCTGCATTTCTTGTGTGCGCACAGCATCAGCAGGGTGGGGAACCCTGAATCCCATCACCTATGCTAACCAacggcctgatcagagaCATCAAATGGCAAAAATCTCTCTCCAATGATATGGCCCAGCAAACACCGATTGGAATTCCGCCAATCGttatacctacctaacctCCCAACAACAATTGTCCGATATCGAGCAGTCGAGCAGTAGTGTGTACACCAGTACTTGGTCTAGAAGTTGCTGACGGTGCCCATATCCTGTGATATATGTATCTCTCACTGAGTCTTCTGCTCTTCGTTTACAACCATCTCGAACCTCGATTGATACACCAAATCTGAAAAGACCGTGCGCTTTCAAGGCTGGACGGGAATCCACCCTCCAGCACGGACTTGCACCCGCGGAACATGGCCCCGGGCAGTCAACTCAACCCTGAATCCCTTCAACCAAACAAGAGCAAGCCCTGGTCTGAGGTAATTGCTGCCACGCGTCCAGCCCTGCGAGATAACAAGATgatttattttaatttaaaTGCGAGGGAAAATTGCGCATCGTTAGACGGCATCAACTGACGAGCAACGCAATTTGGGACCCAACAGCCTCATACAGAAATAGCCAAGCGCATCTGGACTGTGCATTTCCCGGCTGCCCATCTGCCAAGGCGCTTTTGGCGCCTCCTGCAATGGTAAAAATACCTAACCCCAAATCGCAGATCTGGAATGTCGGTCAAAGTCGGGATTTCTGAGAGATATTGGTCAGAAGGCTGGTTTCGATATACGGAAGAGGACGGGATGGCCATCTCGGTCACCTCACCACTTGCATCGGACAAGAGCCTGCTGTCAGAGAACCTGTTCTCGGTTCCCATTTGGGCCTAGCTATAACCAAAAGGCACAATCAATCTTCGTCGttcaccagccacacaaaCTCTCAGACCGCCACACTCCCACTTTCTCGATACCTTGGACAGGCACATCTGGACCCTTATTGCGCCCATGGCACCGCACTTCCCAAGGTGCCGCGCCCGCCCCGGTCCCCAGATCGATTTGAGAACAATGAATCCATGTTTGAGCCCCCGATCGCTGAGACACCCCACCAGTCTCTGGGATCTCAGCTAGGGGCTCTTTATCTCCTCTCGGAAGCTCTTCTTCCCATTACCAAAAGCCGAGGAGATAATTCCTTCCTTCTCGGGCCCTGGGCGTACCGTCATGTGGCTCTTTTGTAATGAGTCAAGCTCCAGCTCTTGATTTGATATCAAAGCTCACCCCGCACTGTGCTTAGAGCACGCTCCGTCAACCCCTCAACTTTAAGCCTCTAAAGCAGCCAAGATATCCCAACGCGGATGTCAGTAACGGCAAAAACGTCTCTCGGAACTTTGGGCGCGGAACCGGAGGCATTCCGGGCGACACAACGACGGATAAAACGGGAGCGGGAAACAGGGCTAGCATCGGCGCATTATTGTCGGCTTTCTTTGCTCGGCGGGGAGTGGTAGCTCAGTGCCGGAGGCTAGGTAGTTCCCAGTAAGCCAcgttgggtttggtggggtaAGGTAAGGGGATCAACTCTGAACAGGACCCCTGAAGATCCCcctacccctccatcccacccGGAGAGGTTTTTTCAGTCAAGTGCATTGCATCAGGGACACtaatggaggggttgggttgTTACAGTAGACGAGGTAAGGCTACTAGATATCATGAATAAGGTAAACGTTTTTTTGATGGCTGATGGGGGGGTATCTTGTCGCGAGAGGTAAGAACAATACATTCTCGATATGCCAAAAGCAGATAATGCAAAGATGAGCATATCGAAAATACATGAGAAAAAAGCGGTGTCGCCCACCGTTCATTTGCTCACTTACAGCATGCAAGCAAAGCTCTTTGAAGAAATGCAATGCATAAAATAAGACTACATACATATCACATTAACAACCGACAGGCCACACTACCGCCGCTGACACATCTGATATATCCACATTCCATTCATCATATCCAAAAATATATGATCTCTGGTAACAGATTGACAAACAAGAAGTCTTgtttccccaacccaacccaaccccacctcGGTTGTTTCGGTTCGTTGTGTACTCTACTTCCCGAA from Podospora pseudoanserina strain CBS 124.78 chromosome 1, whole genome shotgun sequence includes:
- a CDS encoding hypothetical protein (EggNog:ENOG503NUNK; COG:T) produces the protein MPRNDASSRFSSMTGSSTDSARSNITVKPLPSLPPSASSSSPFAASSNQTSNASRSGSHGSRRAAPSRLKTDENGQLSRSFKDSDAQVSPTSTSRLALSPSSITSSNSIREHRMSDLADYRRDLAILDPAGGRASRTQQNNPSSGSLSQIAPWMAAAPTPASSGPLPTSFFNDSTDNLSLSSQTSPGLRNATARPSQTTTGSTESPETLYFTDERRPSIASITTTASSQGSRASGARGGIRKLQGFFGEEFPGRDSSEISLSHPIVGKEHRSHSYSHARPHRDRNYSNATDHGRDASPASRPRTPVPKPEVVPFLYQEADDIARYGEAPVRDILSGPDRERFVNDSSQQNNPPKTSGSGRSGHSIGVHLTGHHHRHNKSNEDPRSLRPSVSREDSTISVPKDRNGSSTMYGTRSRAQSPAPSTTGSYWGHKSGSTDGQTSPGQPKKSFLGRLGRRLKEKDDAPDLKKLGPASQSSLHSRPSRQELSKADGQFARGADGKYQPDVRDGIRPDPARPANGPQTFNKFSLSKKAPRSKTQDDLDEAIGPTDKQDGGTMFHLDTNLNNMDGILSKPAPLTPMNAHEIFDEVGSGKGSISYPSSNGAWNAPDSWAVLRDDDAGAQLPDTEDIGSPPRPEEKQHNYCIRVFRADGTFATLQMPLLTSVSELINQIVKKSYLQDPDKFKLVLKKHDLYKVLQSTDRPLLLQKRLLEQVGFEERDRIEDIGREDNSYLCRFLFYPFTDNSYEVMDQMEFLRSQKNNHIDLSGRSLSAIPVQLYPRANEIISLNLSRNLSLQVPRDFISVCPNLRDIKFNNNEARALPKSFGYASRLTMLDASNNRLESLESAALHNLTGLLKLNLANNKLKQLPREFEAFAVLRTLNISSNLLNNFPPFLAKLENLVDLDLSFNTIQSLPDNVGQMTSLERLVITNNELSGSLPPSFKNLRSLRELDIKYNAISNIDVISQLPKLEILSATRNNISQFSGTFERVRSIKLNWNPITKFEIKAPVPTLKALNLSNAQLASIDESFHNMSNLERLELDKNYFVSLPAHIGNLRRLEYFSIAHNSVGELPPEIGCLTELKRLDVRGNNIRKLPMELWWANKLDYLNASSNVLENFPKPASRAPHPPGETNGNTSFPTGRIGPPTGALSQTPSAEELNDPSRRPSQASSSLLSVGPSPVPGGADRKSSMVSVYGKGGRKTSVISRSTTQSSTALATPTASSRKDSSHTQRLTNTFAGSLRYLYMADNQLDDDCFDQLCMLENLRVLNLSYNDLSDMPQRSIKSWPQLVELYLSGNELASLPADDLEEYSMLQTLHINGNKFTNLPADISRAKKLTVFDCGSNSLKYNIANVPYDWNWNLNPNLRYLNLSGNRRLEIKQSSVPTAAQNREQYTDFGRLTNLRVLGLMDVTVLNSTLPDQSEDRRVRTSGSLAGYMPYGMADTLGSKNEHLSTIDLVVPRFNSNDSETLLGLFDGQALSSGGSKIAKYLQENFGHIFSQELRDLKNTENPADALRRSFLSLNKDLIAAGNTHTEDRSLMVHRGSTAPLVLSREDLNSGGVATIVYIQNQDLYVANVGDVQAMIIKSDSTHVMLTKKHDPADPNERTRIREAGGWVSRNGRLNDLLEVSRAFGYLDLMPAVQSAPNIERHTIGEHDEMILIATREVWEYLPKDVLVDVTRSVRQDPMRAAQKVRDLAMAYGCSNKMTVQMLGVSNLKARRERSRQHKGQSMPVYASLQDDGGSSTGMRRARKARDGPLDSTLGRLDAEVPAPTGLIAIVFTDIKNSTQLWETYPEAMRTAIKNHNELMRRQLRTIGGFEVKTEGDAFMVSFPTATSALLWCFAVQCKLLHLDWPAELYNSVNCQPVYDRDNNLIFKGLSVRMGIHWGEPLSEPDPVTRRMDYYGPMVNKASRISACADGGQIAVSSDFIAEIQRCLEHYQEPTSSAVDLNEDSFATAIRSELRSLSGQGFEVKDMGEKKLKGLENPEFIYSLYPHALSGRIETHSKHEKEQAQDLREIRPAILSPGSELSVEPDDIWSLWRVALRLEMLCSMLEDNSKALQPPETGLLDRMRQRGGEVSEDFLVNFLDHQVSRIETCINTIYMRHLVSQSSTGSNFGALRGPMDEVLKVVAEQFQLVAEYKARYGDLRV